The nucleotide sequence TATATTACGATTCTGGGGACGTGGAAATTCCTGTATGGTTCGCAGAAAAGCAAGGTTTGATAAGTAAGAGAGATAACGAAACTAAAGTGAATTCAGAGTATAAGAAGATGGAAGAGGAAATAAATAGACTTATTTTTGAACTTTAGCAATTTCAGATAATATGAAACTAACAGAATATGTGGCTAATTATGACGTATGATACAAGACTTTTATAAATTACACACCTATAGTGTACTATATCTTTTAAGGTAAGTTATATATTTTTACTAAAATATTAAGTTGTTCTTGTTTAGTATTTTAATGTATAATAACCTCTATCCAGATCATTGTAAAAATGCTAGCATAAAGGTAATAGATTCGAAAAGTTGAATATATTACTCGTATTCTATAACTAAAAAACTTAATTTTTATCTATAAGAATTTCATTTCATTAAGGTTTTTAATTGTTAAAAAAGTAAAGTAATGAATTTAATTATGTATGTCAAAAATAATATTATGGAAATTGTTAAAGGAAGACCCTCAACCATGAATGATTCATATCAGCTTAATGTGCATAAACTACTTGAACATGCAGCAAGAGTTCACGGAGATACAGAAGTAATTTCAGATAGGAGGCTACAAGGAGGTCTACGGCATAGATTCACATATAGACAGGTCTACGAAAGGGTGAATAGGATAGCAAACGCATTTGAAAGAGAGTTGAACGTAGCTCCAGGGGATATTGTCGGAGTCCTGGACTGGAATGACCACAGATATTATGAGTCCTATTTCTCCTTACCGTCAATAGGAGCAGTAACGTTAGAACTTAACATAAGATTACACCCTACAGAGTTGGGCTATATTATAAAGCACACTAAACCTAAGGGTTTACTAGTTGATGACTCTTTGTTACAACTGGCTGAGGTTCTCTCCAAAGAACACGATTTTAGCTTTATCCTAGTTATGAGTGATAAACCTGTAGAAGAAATAAAGACTAACCTTAGAGTTCTAGGTTACGAGGAGTTGTTGAGATCCAATTCTCCTAACAGACCTTCTCTTACTGTTGACGAGAGATCTGCAGCCACTGCAGCCTTTACTTCAGGTACTACAGGTCTGCCTAAAGGAGTTTTTTACTCTCATAGATCCATAATTCTCCATGCAATGGCTGTAGCAATAGGGAACTCTCTAACCCCATCAGACGTTGGTCTGCAAATAGTTCCCATGTTTCACGCAAATGCATGGGGAACTCCTTTCGCAAGTACGATGATGGGAATGAAAATGATTTATCCAGGGAGATATACTCCAGACACATTAGTAGAACACATTGTGACCCATAAAGTAACTGTGACAGCAGGAGTCCCTACTATACTCCTAGAAATCGTGAGAAGATTACAGCAAATGGGAGTGAAAACCCCTGGTTTAAGAATAACTAGCGGTGGAAGCGAACCACCTTCTGCACTAGCGAAAGCCTTTATGGAATTAGGAGGAAGAGTGATTCAGGGATACGGGGCTACTGAAACAAGCCCATTGGTTTCGATGGCTCTTCCTAAAGCGGAATTGAAAGAATTAAGTGATATAGAGAGATTTGAGAAAATGAAACAAGGGTTACCGATTTTCGGCGCAGAGGTAAAGGTAGTTGATCCAATTACTAATCAGGAGTTGCCGTGGGACGGTAAGAGTTTTGGTGAGATCTGGCTTAGAGGACCCTGGATTGCCAAAGAATACTATAATGATCCGAGAAGTTCAGAGAGGTTCACCCCTGATGGTTGGTGGAGGAGTGGTGATGTTGGTGTTGTTGATCCTCTGGGTTATATTAGGCTTGTTGATAGGTTGAAGGATGTGATTAAGAGTGGTGGTGAGTGGATTAGTAGTATTGATTTGGAGAACTTTTTGATGGCTCATCCTTATGTTAGGGAGGCTAGTGTTGTTGGTGTTCCCCACCCTAAGTGGGGTGAGAGACCATTGGCTGTGGTCTCACTTAAACCTGAGTATCAGAGTAAGGACAAGGAGGAGGTAAAGAAGGAGTTAAGGGAGCATCTTTTGAAGAGGTTTGCCAAGTGGCAGTTACCAGATGATTTTATCTTTGTTGATGAAATACCTAAAACTAGTGTTGGTAAGTTCAGAAAAGAGGAGATAAGGAGCAAATATAAGGATATTTATATGGGAAACGGATAACAACTGGTTTTGTAACTCTCTAAGATTTTTACTTATTTCTTTTTGATCAACTGCTTAAAGGATTATATCTTATACAAATTGAGGAAAGCCTCACCCTTTTGGCGGTGAGGAAGTCAAAATTAATGATATGAAAAATCTTAATATATTTAAACGTCTCTCGTATATCAAATGAACCTAAACTCGCATATTCTATTAGCCCTAGCTTTAG is from Sulfolobus acidocaldarius DSM 639 and encodes:
- a CDS encoding long-chain-fatty-acid--CoA ligase, producing MEIVKGRPSTMNDSYQLNVHKLLEHAARVHGDTEVISDRRLQGGLRHRFTYRQVYERVNRIANAFERELNVAPGDIVGVLDWNDHRYYESYFSLPSIGAVTLELNIRLHPTELGYIIKHTKPKGLLVDDSLLQLAEVLSKEHDFSFILVMSDKPVEEIKTNLRVLGYEELLRSNSPNRPSLTVDERSAATAAFTSGTTGLPKGVFYSHRSIILHAMAVAIGNSLTPSDVGLQIVPMFHANAWGTPFASTMMGMKMIYPGRYTPDTLVEHIVTHKVTVTAGVPTILLEIVRRLQQMGVKTPGLRITSGGSEPPSALAKAFMELGGRVIQGYGATETSPLVSMALPKAELKELSDIERFEKMKQGLPIFGAEVKVVDPITNQELPWDGKSFGEIWLRGPWIAKEYYNDPRSSERFTPDGWWRSGDVGVVDPLGYIRLVDRLKDVIKSGGEWISSIDLENFLMAHPYVREASVVGVPHPKWGERPLAVVSLKPEYQSKDKEEVKKELREHLLKRFAKWQLPDDFIFVDEIPKTSVGKFRKEEIRSKYKDIYMGNG